A part of Aegilops tauschii subsp. strangulata cultivar AL8/78 chromosome 2, Aet v6.0, whole genome shotgun sequence genomic DNA contains:
- the LOC109767865 gene encoding uncharacterized protein isoform X1 — protein sequence MLLFCNCQLEKLINANSTEVDWERSFYLNLVAHTSYTVTVALCSISNLRNRADKSKRLPPIYKVSKTVYASPSRVNFRLDQRKAVETVPAYPNIYFSVDDFDDPFDAVVLSDPEHCYCVILNAHDGAAFPEESESSNVGSNIQSGINSGSSGENPPKVHSLPK from the exons ATGCTCCTTTTTTGCAATTGCCAGCTTGAAAAGCTCATAAATGCTAATTCAACTGAGGTTGATTGGGAACGTTCCTTCTATTTGAATTTAGTCGCTCACACGTCATATACTGTCACAGTGGCATTGTGCAG TATCAGCAATCTTCGCAATCGTGCAGACAAAAGCAAGCGGTTGCCTCCAATTTACAAGGTTTCAAAAACTGTATATGCATCCCCTAGCCGTGTAAATTTCCGCCTTGATCAAAGAAAG GCTGTAGAGACAGTACCTGCATATCCGAACATTTATTTCTCAGTTGATGACTTCGATGATCCTTTTGATGCTGTG GTTTTGTCAGACCCAGAACACTGCTATTGTGTGATTCTCAATGCGCATGATGGGGCAGCATTTCCTGAAGAAAGCGAATCAAGCAATGTCGGTTCAAATATACAATCTGGGATCAACTCTGGGAGCAGTGGAGAGAACCCACCAAAGGTTCACTCTCTTCCTAAATGA